One region of Cinclus cinclus chromosome 1, bCinCin1.1, whole genome shotgun sequence genomic DNA includes:
- the BAMBI gene encoding BMP and activin membrane-bound inhibitor homolog: MDRHSSYIFIWLQLELCAMAVLLTKGEIRCYCDAAHCVATGYMCKSELSACFSRLLDPQNTHSPLTHGCLDSIASTAEICQAKQAQNHSGTTTMSTLECCHEDMCNYRGLHDVLSPSRGDASGQGSRYQHDSSRNLITKVQELTSSKELWFRAAVIAVPIAGGLILVLLIMLALRMLRSENKRLQDQRQQMLSRLHYSFHGHHSKKGQVAKLDLECMVPVTGHENCCMTCDKMRHSDLSNDKILSLVHWGMYSGHGKLEFV, from the exons ATGGATCGCCATTCCAGCTACATCTTCATCTGGCTGCAACTGGAGCTGTGCGCCATGGCTGTCCTGCTCACCAAAG gtGAAATCAGATGCTACTGTGATGCTGCACACTGTGTTGCAACCGGCTACATGTGCAAATCTGAGCTTAGTGCCTGCTTCTCCCGACTGCTTGATCCTCAAAATACACATTCCCCACTTACTCATGGCTGCTTGGACTCTATTGCAAGCACAGCTGAGATCTGCCAAGCTAAACAAGCACAAAACCACTCTGGCACCACCACCATGTCCACATTGGAATGCTGTCATGAAGATATGTGCAATTACAGAGGACTACATGATGTTTTGTCTCCTTCCAGGGGAGATGCTTCAG GACAAGGGAGCAGATATCAAcatgacagcagcaggaatctcATCACCAAGGTGCAAGAACTGACTTCTTCGAAAGAGTTATGGTTCAGGGCAGCTGTAATTGCTGTTCCAATAGCTGGTGGGCTAATTTTGGTACTCCTTATCATGCTGGCCTTGAGGATGCTCAGGAGTGAAAACAAGAGACTGCAAGATCAGCGGCAGCAAATGCTCTCTCGTTTGCACTATAGTTTTCACGGACATCATTCAAAAAAAGGGCAGGTGGCAAAATTggacttggaatgcatggtgccTGTGACTGGTCACGAGAACTGCTGCATGACCTGTGATAAAATGAGACATTCAGACCTCAGCAATGATAAAATTCTTTCACTAGTCCACTGGGGAATGTACAGCGGACATGGGAAGCTGGAATTTGTTTGa